ATCATTGAAAATCGGGGAGGAGCAAAGGTATATATCAAATTCCGAAAGAAATGCAAGCGCCGACTTTTGCGGATTGGCGAAATACCCTAGAGAAGACTTCCCGGTGGGAGGCAGGAAGCATCTGCCCGTCGACGCTCCTCCGACCGCCTATTGACATTCCCCGGGGGAAAATCTATGTTCGGAGCCTGTGAAAGCGGGGACCAGAATACTGATTGGCGGCGCCGTCCAGGGAGTCGGATTCCGCTACTTCATCTATCGCCACGCCTCCCGTCTGGGGCTGGTTGGATTCGTCAGAAATCTGCGCGGTGGAGAGGTGGAGATTGAACTCGAGGGTGAGCGCACTCTCATCGAAGCCCTGCTGACGCAGGCGCGCACGGGCCCGATCATGGCCCGGGTGGACCATCTCCAGATCGACTGGCGAGACTGGCTGGACAGGTACACTCACTTCGAAATCCGGCACTGATGACTCGGATTGGATTTGGATACGATATTCATGCTTTTTCCCCGGGACGCGGTCTGGTTCTGGGAGGTGTCAAGATTCCGGCGGAACGAGGGCTGTTGGGCCATTCGGACGCCGATGTCCTCTTGCATGCCATCTGCGACGCTCTCCTGGGAGCGGCGGCGCTGGGTGACATCGGCAGCCACTTCCCGGACGATGACGAACAGTTCCGGGGAACCCCCAGCACCGAATTCCTGAAGGAAGTCGCCCGGCTGATCAAGGTTCACCACTACACCGTTGCCAATCTGGATGCGACAGTGGTGCTGGAATCTCCCAGGATCGCCGCCTACGTGCCCCGGATGCGGGAAACCATCGCCGAGGTCCTGGAACTGGAGACCGACCAGGTATCGGTCAAGGCAACCACCCACGAGCGCCTGGGAGCGTTGGGAAAAGGGGAGGGATGCGCCGCCTACGCGGTCGCCTTGATTCAGCCGTTCTGAGAAGAATGGCCGATTGGGTTTGAAAACCACCGGCCGGCGGCGCATACCGTGCCGCCTCCCACACGGAAGGAGCACCGATGACCACAAAATCCGAAGTCGGCGACTTGATCCACCGGAACTGCGTTCCTTGCCGCGGGGGAGTTCCACCCCTCGAGGGAGAAGCGATCCGCAAGCTCTTGCGGGAAGTGACCGCGTGGGAAGCGGTACAGGATCACCATCTGGTCAAAAGCTTCCGGTTCAAGAATTTCAAGACGGCTCTGAACTTCGTGAACGAGGTGGGCGAGTTGTCTGAGCAGGAATGGCACCACCCGGACCTGGCCCTGGCCTGGGGCAGGGTGGACGTCAAGATCTACACCCACAAGATCGACGGGTTGAGCGACAACGATTTCATCCTGGCGGCCAAGATCGACCGCCTCTACTCATCGGCGCCCGGCCGCAAGCCCGATGTGTCCAAGTAGCGCATGGGAATCTCGGCCCCTG
Above is a window of Acidobacteriota bacterium DNA encoding:
- a CDS encoding 4a-hydroxytetrahydrobiopterin dehydratase, giving the protein MTTKSEVGDLIHRNCVPCRGGVPPLEGEAIRKLLREVTAWEAVQDHHLVKSFRFKNFKTALNFVNEVGELSEQEWHHPDLALAWGRVDVKIYTHKIDGLSDNDFILAAKIDRLYSSAPGRKPDVSK
- the ispF gene encoding 2-C-methyl-D-erythritol 2,4-cyclodiphosphate synthase is translated as MTRIGFGYDIHAFSPGRGLVLGGVKIPAERGLLGHSDADVLLHAICDALLGAAALGDIGSHFPDDDEQFRGTPSTEFLKEVARLIKVHHYTVANLDATVVLESPRIAAYVPRMRETIAEVLELETDQVSVKATTHERLGALGKGEGCAAYAVALIQPF
- a CDS encoding acylphosphatase, yielding MKAGTRILIGGAVQGVGFRYFIYRHASRLGLVGFVRNLRGGEVEIELEGERTLIEALLTQARTGPIMARVDHLQIDWRDWLDRYTHFEIRH